Genomic segment of Pararhodobacter zhoushanensis:
GTCAGGGTGCTGGGCGACCGTCCCGTGGTGGCAAACCCGCCGTCGGCGGACTGATGCGCGTCGTCTGCGATCTGTCGTGCGCGCTCCATTGAGATTCGCTGCGGCAAGCGTTACATTAGGGGTCAGATTTACCTGCAGGAGGACAGTTCTCTGTCTTACATCGACCCGGCCGCCCCTGCGGCCCCCGCCCCGGAACCTATGGCCCGTGATTTTACGGCTGACGATGTACTGGCATTGGTCCTGCAATCCCTTGATGACGACAAAGCCGAAGAGGTCGTCAAGATCGACCTGCGCGGTCGCTCGTCGATGTCCGATTACATGGTGATCGCCTCGGGTCGTTCGTCTCGTCAGGTTGGCGCCATCGCCGAAAAGCTGATCGAGCGGCTCAAGGAACAGTTCCGCATCACGCCCCGGTCCGAGGGCAAGGAAACCGGCGACTGGGTGCTGATCGACGCCAATGGCGTCGTGGTGCATGTCTTCCGCCCCGAAGTGCGCGACTTCTATCAACTCGAACGCATGTGGCAGGTGCCAACCGGCCAGGACTAAGGTGCGATGCGGCTGCATCTGTGCGTGGTGGGCAGGATCCGTTCAGGCCCGGAACGCGTTCTGATCGACGATTATCTGAAACGCCTCGACCGGACCGGGCGGCCTTTGGGGCTTGGCCCGGCGGCGGAGCATGAGGTCGAGGACAAGCGCGGCGGCGGCATGGAAGCCGAGGCTGCGCTGCTCGACCGCGCCTGCCCGCAGGGCGCGGTGCGCGTGATGCTGGACGAGCGCGGCGCGGTGATGACCTCGCCCGAGTTCGCCGGGCGGCTGGAGCGCTGGCGTGACACGGGCGCGCAGGATGTGGCGTTCTTTATCGGCGGCGCAGACGGGCTCGCCCCATCGCTGCGCGCGGGGGCAGATGCGGCGCTGTCGTTCGGGCAGATGGTCTGGCCGCACGCCCTGGCGCGGGTGATGCTGGCCGAGCAACTCTATCGCGCGGCGACAATTCTGGCGGGCTCGCCGTATCATCGGGTGTGAGGGGGTGGCGGCGCTCGGGCCCATCGAGGGCCCTCGCGCCGCTCGGGGGCGCTGCCCCCGCCGGGCCGTTCCGGCCCGCCCCGGGATATTTAACGAGCAAAGAGGGGCGTTAACGAAGGGTTAACCGCGCTTTCTTTGCTCTTCAAATATCCTCGGGGGGTGAATTCGGCTTTGGCCGAAGAGGGGGCAGAAGGCCCCCCTTGCCTGGTCGCCTGAAGGCGAAACGCTCACGTCCCCGCGACATCTCGCGTAGCGTCGGCCCTTGGGCATTGCTCCTGCGCCGCCGCCCGCTTAGACAGTCGGCCATGCAACGGAGACCGCCTATGACCCGCGCCAAACCTGTCGTTCTGTGCATTCTGGACGGCTGGGGCATCAACCCCAACCCTCTGGGCAACGCCGTCGCGCTGGCCGACACCCCCAATTTCGACCGTGTCATGGCGACCTGCCCAAACGCCACTCTGGTGACCTTTGGTCCCGACGTCGGTCTGCCCACCGGTCAGATGGGCAATTCCGAGGTCGGGCACACCAATATCGGCGCGGGCCGGGTGGTGGCGATGGATCTGGGGCAGATCGATCTGGCGGTCGAGGATGGCTCCTTCGCCGCCAATGCCGCGCTGGGTGAGTTCATCGCGCGGTTGCAAGACAGCGGTGGCACGGCGCATCTGATGGCCGTGGTCTCGGATGGCGGGGTGCATGGCCACATCAGCCATCTGAAAGCCGCAGTGAAGGCGATTGCCGGGGCCGGGATCCCGGTTGCGATCCATGCGATCACCGACGGCCGCGACGTTGCCCCCAAGTCAGCGCAAGGCTTCATCGATGATCTGCTGTCGGATCTCCCTGCCGGCGCGACAATCGCCACGGTGATCGGGCGCTATTGGGCGATGGACCGCGACTCGCGCTGGGAACGGGTCGAGCGCGCCTATGACGCAATGGTCGAGGGGCAGGGTAAGCCCTGCGCCGGTGCCGCTGAGGCGGTGGCCGAAGCCTATGCCGCCGGGGAGACGGATGAGTTCATCACCCCCACCGTCCTTGGCGACTACAAGGGCGCGCGGGGCGGCGATGGTCTGTTCTGTCTGAACTTCCGCGCCGACCGCGCGCGCGAGATCCTGGCCGCGATCGGTGCGCCGGCGTTCAACGGGTTCGCGGTCAAGAACCGGGTCAACTGGGCCATGCTTTTGGGCATGGTCGAGTATTCCGATGCCCACAACGCCTTCATGCACACGGCCTTTCCCAAGCGGGTGATCCGCAACACGTTGGGTGAATGGGTGGCCAAGCAGGGCCTGCGCCAGTTCCGGCTGGCCGAGACCGAGAAATACCCGCATGTTACCTTCTTCCTGAACGGCGGTCGTGAAACGCCGGAAGAGGGCGAGGATCGCTTCATGCCCTCCAGCCCCAAGGTCGCCACCTATGACCTGCAGCCCGAGATGTCGGCGCCTGAAGTCACCGATCATTTCGTCGCGGCGATCGAGGAAGGCTATGACCTGATCGTGGTGAATTACGCCAACCCTGACATGGTCGGACACACCGGCATCGTCGAAGCCGGGATCAAGGCCGTGGAAGAGGTCGACCGCGATCTGGGTCGCGTGCTGGAAGCGCTGGAAAAGGTCGGCGGGGCGATGCTCCTGACGGCTGATCACGGCAATTGCGAGACGATGATCGATTACGCCACCGGCGGGCCGCACACCGCGCACACCACCAATCTGGTGCCCGTGGCGCTGGTCAACTGGCCCGAGGCGGTGACGCTGGATGAGGGGCGTCTGGCCGATGTCGCGCCGACGTTGCTTGAGATGATGGGGCTGCCGCAGCCCGACGAGATGACCGGTCACAGCCTGATCCGGCGGGGTTGAGGGATGCGGATTGCGCGGGTTCTGGCGGTTCTGGCCTGTCTGAGCGGGGCTCAGGCCGGGGCGGATACGGCGGAGAACGCGCAGGCGGCGGCGGTTGATCTGCTCAATGCGATTGATTCGCTGGCTGACGCGGGCCGCGCGCCCGATCAGGTCGCGGCGTTGACGCAGGCGATTCAGGCGCATGAGGCCGGGTTGTCGGCGCTGCGTGAAGGGCTGCGCGAAGCCTCGCTGCGCGAGGCCGCAATCAACCGCGTGCTTGATGCGCAGCAGGCCGAGGTCAGCCGAGATCCTGGGCGCGATGATGGCCGTCGAACGGATCGAGGGGCCGGTGATGCTGGTCCATCCGCAGGGACCGCTGGCCACGGCACGGTCGGGCATGATGATTGCCGATGTTGCCGCCGGTATGCAGGCCGAAGCCGCGCGCATCGGCGCGCTGGCGCGGGAACTGGCGGCGTTGCGGTCACTGCGCGAAACCGCCGTTGAAACGCTGGCCGACGGGTTGTCCAGTTTGCAGGACGCCCGGGCCGAGCTGTCGCAAGCCATTGCCGACCGCCGTGATCTGCCCCCGCGTGTCGGCGATGACGAAACGCGGATGCTGGCGCTGCTCAATTCGGTGCGCACCTTGCAGGAACTGGCGACCAGTCTGGCCGAGCGTCCGTCGGGCGCGTCGTCGGATCTGCCGGTGTTTGCCAGTGCGCGCGGGCGGCTGGAGCTGCCGGTGATCGGTGCGATCCTGCGCCGGTTCGGCGAGGCCGATACCGCCGGGATC
This window contains:
- the rsfS gene encoding ribosome silencing factor; amino-acid sequence: MARDFTADDVLALVLQSLDDDKAEEVVKIDLRGRSSMSDYMVIASGRSSRQVGAIAEKLIERLKEQFRITPRSEGKETGDWVLIDANGVVVHVFRPEVRDFYQLERMWQVPTGQD
- the rlmH gene encoding 23S rRNA (pseudouridine(1915)-N(3))-methyltransferase RlmH; protein product: MRLHLCVVGRIRSGPERVLIDDYLKRLDRTGRPLGLGPAAEHEVEDKRGGGMEAEAALLDRACPQGAVRVMLDERGAVMTSPEFAGRLERWRDTGAQDVAFFIGGADGLAPSLRAGADAALSFGQMVWPHALARVMLAEQLYRAATILAGSPYHRV
- the gpmI gene encoding 2,3-bisphosphoglycerate-independent phosphoglycerate mutase translates to MTRAKPVVLCILDGWGINPNPLGNAVALADTPNFDRVMATCPNATLVTFGPDVGLPTGQMGNSEVGHTNIGAGRVVAMDLGQIDLAVEDGSFAANAALGEFIARLQDSGGTAHLMAVVSDGGVHGHISHLKAAVKAIAGAGIPVAIHAITDGRDVAPKSAQGFIDDLLSDLPAGATIATVIGRYWAMDRDSRWERVERAYDAMVEGQGKPCAGAAEAVAEAYAAGETDEFITPTVLGDYKGARGGDGLFCLNFRADRAREILAAIGAPAFNGFAVKNRVNWAMLLGMVEYSDAHNAFMHTAFPKRVIRNTLGEWVAKQGLRQFRLAETEKYPHVTFFLNGGRETPEEGEDRFMPSSPKVATYDLQPEMSAPEVTDHFVAAIEEGYDLIVVNYANPDMVGHTGIVEAGIKAVEEVDRDLGRVLEALEKVGGAMLLTADHGNCETMIDYATGGPHTAHTTNLVPVALVNWPEAVTLDEGRLADVAPTLLEMMGLPQPDEMTGHSLIRRG
- a CDS encoding murein hydrolase activator EnvC family protein — encoded protein: MRSRPRSAEILGAMMAVERIEGPVMLVHPQGPLATARSGMMIADVAAGMQAEAARIGALARELAALRSLRETAVETLADGLSSLQDARAELSQAIADRRDLPPRVGDDETRMLALLNSVRTLQELATSLAERPSGASSDLPVFASARGRLELPVIGAILRRFGEADTAGINRPGLVMATEPGALVTAPWYGTVRYRGPLLDYGTVVLLEPGEGWLIVIAGLDAVYPRTGDVVAQGDALGMMPGGSVAGDEFVQAAPVAGRSETLYLELRQGGQAIDPADWFDLSGQRP